In Liquorilactobacillus nagelii DSM 13675, the following proteins share a genomic window:
- a CDS encoding methionine ABC transporter ATP-binding protein has product MTKEIIKLDNISVTFEQKKKQIKAVKDVTLHVNQGDIYGVVGYSGAGKSTLVRVINLLQQPSSGRVEVSGDVLYDKQHQIIAAKKLREKRRKIGMIFQHFNLLNEQTIIQNIAFALKHSGLKEKEITEKAQRLLDLVGLGERKNAFPTQLSGGQQQRVAIARALANDPEILISDEGTSALDPKNTAQILDLLQDLNKKFGLTVVLITHEMDAVKRIANKVAVMDNGEIIERGDLLQIFTGAKERLTRELIGGSAKAIATLRDFKLAKLKADERIVQLTYVGNAVSEPLLVKLYRDFDVEANIIYSNIEVLRGTPVGTLFVIIKGTTAGQQKALDYLQNQGVIITQIAEQSLAEGGTVK; this is encoded by the coding sequence ATGACAAAAGAAATCATTAAGCTTGATAACATCAGTGTGACTTTTGAGCAAAAGAAAAAACAAATTAAAGCCGTTAAAGATGTGACATTGCATGTAAATCAAGGCGATATTTATGGGGTGGTTGGTTATTCAGGTGCAGGTAAATCCACTTTAGTACGAGTGATCAATTTATTGCAGCAGCCCAGTTCAGGACGAGTTGAAGTTAGTGGCGATGTTTTATATGACAAACAGCACCAAATTATTGCTGCTAAAAAATTAAGAGAAAAACGACGAAAAATCGGGATGATTTTTCAGCATTTTAATCTGCTCAATGAACAAACAATAATTCAAAATATTGCTTTTGCGCTTAAACATAGTGGACTCAAAGAAAAAGAAATTACTGAAAAAGCGCAGCGATTATTAGATTTAGTGGGTTTAGGTGAACGCAAGAATGCCTTTCCTACTCAGTTATCAGGTGGGCAACAACAACGTGTAGCAATTGCTCGAGCTTTGGCTAATGATCCAGAAATTTTAATTTCAGATGAAGGAACATCAGCACTTGATCCCAAAAATACTGCTCAAATTTTAGATTTATTGCAAGACTTGAATAAAAAGTTTGGCCTAACTGTTGTTTTAATTACGCATGAAATGGATGCTGTTAAACGCATTGCTAATAAAGTTGCCGTGATGGATAATGGTGAAATTATTGAGCGAGGAGACTTGCTACAAATCTTCACTGGTGCAAAAGAACGATTGACGAGAGAATTAATTGGTGGATCGGCCAAAGCAATTGCCACCTTACGTGATTTTAAATTAGCTAAGCTAAAAGCAGACGAGCGCATTGTTCAATTGACTTACGTTGGCAACGCCGTTAGTGAACCTTTACTGGTTAAGTTATATCGAGATTTTGATGTTGAAGCAAACATTATTTACAGTAATATCGAGGTTTTGCGTGGAACACCTGTTGGAACTTTATTTGTAATTATCAAAGGAACAACTGCAGGTCAACAAAAAGCACTTGATTATTTGCAAAATCAAGGAGTAATTATTACCCAGATTGCTGAGCAAAGTCTAGCTGAAGGGGGTACTGTAAAATGA
- a CDS encoding MetQ/NlpA family ABC transporter substrate-binding protein, producing MKKKNLIIWAIVIVVILVAGYFSFGGHKSAQNKTVTVGIMSGEKQEDAIWKSVATTAKDKYNITLKFKKFTDYSQPNKALAEGDVDLNSFQHYAFLKAWNKANKTKLVPIGRTFITPIRLYSNKVKNVKDIADGSVIAVPNDATNESRALYLLKNAGLITLKKDTDLATVKSIAKNPKHLQIKELDASQTARSLSDVTAAVINTNYAQAAKINYKSAIYVEPVNKDSEQWINIIVANKKDKNKQEYKDVVKAYQTAKTKQAIQKEYGTAEIPAWNIKLK from the coding sequence ATGAAAAAAAAGAATTTGATTATTTGGGCAATTGTAATTGTAGTAATTTTGGTGGCAGGCTATTTCAGTTTTGGCGGACATAAATCAGCTCAAAATAAAACCGTAACTGTTGGGATTATGTCAGGTGAAAAACAAGAGGATGCTATCTGGAAGAGTGTTGCAACAACCGCTAAAGATAAATACAATATTACATTAAAATTTAAGAAGTTTACGGATTACTCACAGCCAAATAAAGCCTTGGCTGAGGGAGATGTTGATTTGAATTCCTTCCAACATTATGCTTTCTTAAAGGCATGGAACAAAGCCAACAAGACTAAATTAGTTCCGATTGGCCGGACTTTCATTACTCCGATTCGCCTTTATTCGAATAAAGTTAAGAATGTAAAAGACATTGCTGACGGTTCAGTAATTGCTGTTCCTAATGATGCGACTAACGAATCCCGAGCTCTTTATTTATTGAAAAATGCTGGTTTGATTACTTTGAAAAAAGATACAGATTTAGCAACTGTTAAATCAATCGCTAAAAATCCTAAGCATTTGCAAATTAAGGAATTAGATGCTAGTCAGACTGCTCGTTCATTGTCCGATGTAACTGCGGCAGTGATTAACACCAACTATGCCCAAGCAGCTAAAATTAATTATAAATCAGCAATTTATGTTGAACCAGTTAATAAAGATTCAGAACAATGGATTAACATTATTGTAGCCAATAAGAAAGATAAGAATAAGCAAGAATATAAAGATGTTGTCAAAGCATATCAAACTGCAAAAACTAAGCAAGCAATTCAAAAGGAATATGGTACGGCTGAAATTCCAGCTTGGAATATTAAATTGAAATAA
- the asnB gene encoding asparagine synthase (glutamine-hydrolyzing) gives MCGFVGYLTDASQKDLRNKDWIASQMNRMIVHRGPDDEGYFKDDHIAMGFRRLSIIDLDSGHQPLSYANERFWLTFNGEIYNYLELRKDLKAEGYEFKTQSDSEVILAAYAKYGVKCVNYLRGMFSFVIWDSQEKTLFAARDPFGIKPFYYASFDRNFYYASESKAIYKVIKDHDFDHDALQDYFTYQYVPEPETLTKEIHVLEAGHYLFKQLDHEPEIKQYYQRTFAPVQRSTADYIKRIQAVLEDSVAKHMRADVPVGSFLSGGIDSSIIVALAKKFNPHIKTISVGFQREGYSELDVAQETAEKLAVENYSSVITPEEFMDAFPHFVWAMDDPLADPAAVPQYFLAKEARKHVKVALTGEGADELFGGYRKYHEPISLRPFEHTKLINPLLHKLALILPEGIKGRSYLLRGTTPLEKRYVGNAFIFNETEKQRLIKNYDLDHPLSALTHDLYQSANNYDPISLMQFIDIHTWLCGDLLHNADRTTMAHSLELRTPFLDKEVFAVAREIPADLRICHKTTKYILREAAKGIVPDHVLYRQKLGFPVPIRFWLREEMYDWAKNIINESATDQYLNKDYCLKLLEDHQTRKFDNSRKLWTILNFMMWHKIYVEQTELPDSAASWQLTK, from the coding sequence ATGTGTGGTTTTGTAGGGTACTTGACTGATGCCAGTCAAAAAGACCTGCGGAATAAAGATTGGATTGCCAGTCAAATGAATCGAATGATCGTTCATCGAGGTCCTGACGATGAAGGTTACTTCAAAGACGACCATATTGCCATGGGGTTTCGTCGATTAAGTATCATTGACTTAGACAGCGGACACCAACCGTTATCATATGCAAATGAACGCTTTTGGCTAACTTTCAACGGGGAAATTTATAATTACCTGGAATTAAGGAAAGATTTAAAAGCTGAAGGCTATGAATTTAAAACCCAATCTGATTCTGAAGTAATTTTAGCGGCCTACGCTAAATATGGTGTAAAGTGTGTCAATTACTTACGTGGAATGTTCAGTTTCGTAATCTGGGATAGTCAAGAAAAGACTTTGTTTGCTGCTCGTGATCCATTTGGCATCAAACCATTTTACTATGCAAGTTTTGATCGCAACTTCTACTACGCTTCTGAAAGTAAAGCTATTTATAAGGTCATTAAAGACCATGACTTTGATCACGATGCTTTACAAGATTATTTTACTTATCAATATGTGCCAGAACCAGAAACACTAACCAAAGAAATTCACGTTTTAGAGGCTGGCCATTACTTGTTTAAGCAACTTGATCATGAACCAGAAATTAAACAATATTATCAAAGAACTTTTGCTCCCGTTCAGCGCTCAACAGCTGATTATATTAAAAGAATTCAAGCCGTTCTGGAAGATTCAGTTGCCAAACATATGCGGGCTGATGTTCCAGTTGGGTCATTTCTGTCGGGAGGAATTGATTCTTCAATTATTGTCGCTCTTGCTAAAAAATTTAATCCACATATCAAGACAATCTCAGTTGGTTTCCAACGCGAGGGATATAGTGAATTGGATGTTGCTCAGGAAACTGCAGAAAAACTAGCGGTTGAAAATTACAGTTCTGTAATTACCCCTGAAGAATTCATGGATGCTTTTCCGCATTTTGTATGGGCAATGGATGATCCTTTAGCTGATCCAGCAGCTGTGCCGCAGTATTTTTTAGCTAAAGAAGCGCGCAAACATGTTAAAGTTGCTTTAACCGGTGAAGGTGCTGATGAGTTATTTGGCGGTTATCGCAAGTATCATGAACCAATTTCCTTGCGTCCATTTGAGCATACCAAGTTAATTAATCCATTATTGCATAAATTAGCTTTGATTTTGCCAGAAGGAATTAAAGGTCGTAGTTATTTACTGCGGGGAACAACTCCTTTGGAAAAACGCTATGTGGGAAATGCTTTTATTTTTAATGAAACTGAAAAACAACGGTTAATTAAAAATTATGATTTAGATCACCCACTATCTGCTTTAACACATGATCTCTATCAATCTGCTAATAACTATGACCCGATTAGTTTGATGCAATTTATAGATATTCATACCTGGCTTTGTGGTGATTTACTGCATAATGCCGATCGAACAACGATGGCCCATAGTTTAGAACTTCGAACTCCATTTTTGGATAAAGAGGTCTTCGCGGTAGCTCGTGAAATTCCGGCAGATTTACGCATTTGTCATAAAACAACCAAATACATTTTGCGTGAAGCCGCTAAGGGTATTGTTCCAGATCACGTTTTGTATCGACAAAAACTGGGTTTTCCAGTTCCAATTAGATTTTGGCTGCGTGAAGAAATGTATGACTGGGCTAAAAACATTATCAATGAATCCGCTACTGATCAGTATTTGAATAAAGATTACTGTCTAAAACTTTTAGAAGATCACCAGACACGAAAATTTGATAATTCACGAAAGCTCTGGACCATTTTGAACTTTATGATGTGGCATAAAATTTATGTTGAACAAACTGAGTTACCGGATTCTGCTGCTAGTTGGCAGTTAACTAAATAG
- a CDS encoding ABC transporter permease produces the protein MASMNLWQQFWYYLGENSSYILAQFSRHFLISIYGVLFAAVIGIPLGIMIARYRKLSGLVISLANVIQTIPSLALLSMIMLVLGLGVNTVIATVFLYSLLPIIKNTYAGMQGIDTTILDSGKGMGMTRFQILYLIELPLSLSVIMGGIRNALVIAIGITAIGSFVGAGGLGDIIIRGTNATNGGAIILAGALPTAFMAIIADFVLGLLQRILTPKEISTKK, from the coding sequence ATGGCAAGTATGAATCTTTGGCAGCAGTTTTGGTACTACTTAGGCGAAAACAGCAGCTATATTTTGGCCCAATTTAGTCGCCATTTTTTGATTTCAATTTATGGAGTCTTATTTGCGGCAGTTATCGGAATTCCATTAGGAATTATGATTGCTCGTTATCGAAAATTAAGTGGGCTAGTAATTAGTTTGGCAAATGTGATTCAGACAATTCCATCATTAGCTTTGCTATCAATGATTATGTTGGTTTTAGGTCTAGGAGTAAATACCGTCATTGCAACCGTCTTTTTGTATTCTTTATTGCCGATCATTAAAAACACTTATGCCGGTATGCAGGGGATTGATACGACAATTCTTGATTCTGGGAAAGGAATGGGAATGACTCGTTTTCAAATTTTGTATTTAATTGAATTGCCGTTGTCTTTATCAGTGATCATGGGGGGCATTCGGAATGCTTTAGTGATTGCTATTGGAATTACAGCAATCGGCTCATTTGTTGGCGCTGGTGGCTTAGGTGACATCATTATTCGGGGAACCAATGCAACCAACGGAGGAGCGATTATTTTAGCGGGGGCTTTGCCGACAGCTTTCATGGCAATTATTGCTGATTTTGTTTTAGGATTATTGCAACGAATTTTAACCCCAAAAGAAATATCAACAAAAAAGTGA
- a CDS encoding osmoprotectant ABC transporter substrate-binding protein: MLGGCGLPGVSGTSNSQTIRIASQSTTESQIMANIIAELIQHELGYQTTLVNNLGSSTVAHQALLRGDADISATRYTGTDLTGTLQMDNVKDPKKATAIVTKQFKKRFNQTWFPSYGFADTYAFMTTKKFAAKYHLKTISDLQTVAGQLNAGVDSSWMNRKGDGYDDFAKDYGFRFKRVSPMQIGLVYDAVEAGKMQVVLGYSTDGRIKSYNLQLLKDNKRFFPPYNCSMVVNDSLLKKYPKLAPVLHRLDGKINLKTMQSLNYQADNNLQEPAVVAHNFLVKHNYFRGGND, from the coding sequence ATGTTGGGTGGTTGTGGTTTGCCGGGAGTGAGTGGAACATCTAATTCACAGACAATTCGTATTGCCTCACAAAGCACTACCGAGTCACAAATTATGGCAAATATTATTGCTGAGTTAATTCAACATGAACTTGGTTACCAGACAACTTTAGTTAACAATCTAGGCTCATCAACCGTTGCTCATCAGGCTCTTTTGCGTGGTGATGCAGATATTTCAGCTACACGATATACAGGAACTGATTTGACAGGGACCTTGCAGATGGATAATGTTAAAGATCCCAAAAAAGCAACGGCGATTGTTACGAAACAGTTCAAAAAAAGATTTAATCAAACCTGGTTTCCTTCTTATGGATTCGCTGATACTTATGCTTTCATGACCACTAAAAAATTCGCTGCTAAATATCATTTAAAAACAATTTCTGATTTGCAAACTGTAGCTGGACAGCTAAACGCTGGAGTTGATTCATCCTGGATGAACCGTAAAGGTGATGGCTATGATGATTTTGCCAAGGACTACGGTTTTAGATTTAAACGAGTTTCCCCAATGCAAATTGGTTTAGTCTATGATGCAGTTGAAGCTGGAAAAATGCAAGTTGTGCTGGGATATTCAACTGATGGGCGAATTAAAAGTTATAATTTGCAGCTTTTAAAAGATAATAAACGATTTTTCCCACCATATAATTGTTCAATGGTGGTCAATGATTCATTATTGAAGAAATATCCCAAACTTGCTCCTGTTTTACATCGATTAGATGGCAAGATCAATTTGAAAACGATGCAAAGTTTGAATTATCAAGCTGACAATAATTTGCAGGAACCAGCCGTTGTGGCACACAATTTTTTAGTTAAACATAATTATTTCCGAGGAGGTAATGATTAA
- a CDS encoding ABC transporter permease, with the protein MMAFLNQYGIQLLQKTWEQLYISAFSLFLGMAVAVPLGIVLTRTPRTAKIVIGIASMLQTIPSLALLALMIPILGIGKIPSIVALFIYSLLPILRNTYLGMESVDPLLKDSVKGMGMTNFQSIVQVEIPLAIPVIMAGIRLSAVYVISWATLAAFIGGGGLGDFIFNGLNLFQPDLIIGGTIPVTILAVLADYLLGLLEKRLTPVQQNEEAGK; encoded by the coding sequence ATGATGGCTTTTCTAAATCAATATGGGATTCAACTGCTGCAAAAAACCTGGGAACAGCTATATATTTCAGCCTTTTCTTTATTTTTAGGGATGGCAGTCGCTGTCCCCTTAGGCATTGTGTTAACGCGGACACCACGAACAGCAAAAATTGTGATTGGCATAGCTAGTATGTTACAAACAATTCCATCATTAGCATTATTAGCTTTGATGATTCCAATTTTAGGAATTGGAAAGATTCCCTCAATTGTCGCGTTATTTATTTACTCACTATTACCAATTTTGCGGAACACTTATCTTGGAATGGAAAGTGTTGATCCGTTACTTAAAGACAGTGTTAAAGGAATGGGAATGACTAATTTTCAATCAATTGTTCAAGTCGAAATTCCTTTGGCAATTCCGGTAATTATGGCTGGAATTCGTTTATCGGCTGTTTATGTTATTTCATGGGCGACCTTAGCTGCTTTTATTGGCGGTGGCGGCTTAGGTGATTTTATATTTAATGGCTTGAATTTGTTCCAACCAGATCTAATTATTGGCGGGACAATTCCAGTTACAATTTTGGCGGTTTTAGCAGATTATTTGTTAGGCCTGCTTGAAAAAAGGTTAACACCAGTTCAGCAAAATGAGGAGGCGGGCAAATGA
- a CDS encoding betaine/proline/choline family ABC transporter ATP-binding protein (Members of the family are the ATP-binding subunit of ABC transporters for substrates such as betaine, L-proline or other amino acids, choline, carnitine, etc. The substrate specificity is best determined from the substrate-binding subunit, rather than this subunit, as it interacts with the permease subunit and not with substrate directly.): METATPMVEFKDIAKIYHGNIAVEKINLKVNHGDFVCLIGTSGSGKTTTMRMINRMLEPTSGEIFLNGKNIKEFDPVKLRRKIGYVIQNIGLIPHMTIYENITLVPKLLKWSEDKKRQQAKKLLELVELPLDYLDRYPGELSGGQQQRIGVIRALAAEQDIILMDEPFGALDPITRESLQDLVKDLQEELGKTVVFVTHDMDEALKLATKVVVMDHGQIIQQSSPRELLSHPANEFVKKLIGEERLIQARADITTAQQIMLKDPVSITLGQPLKNAVRLMRQRRVDTLLVTDDDGYLKGYLDLADLDKYNRVTSVSDLMITKLFKIYTDTLIRNSAERILKQGLRYVPVIDHQGKLRGIVTRSSLVDMVYDIIWGGNDTEADSLAVSAEGGESK; this comes from the coding sequence ATGGAAACTGCGACGCCAATGGTTGAATTTAAGGATATTGCTAAAATTTATCATGGTAATATTGCTGTCGAAAAAATCAATTTAAAAGTTAATCATGGTGATTTTGTTTGTTTGATAGGAACTTCAGGTTCTGGAAAGACAACGACCATGAGGATGATCAACCGGATGCTCGAACCGACATCCGGTGAAATTTTTTTAAACGGTAAAAATATTAAAGAGTTTGATCCGGTTAAACTTCGTCGCAAAATCGGATATGTAATTCAAAATATTGGATTGATCCCACATATGACAATTTATGAAAATATTACCTTGGTTCCAAAATTATTAAAATGGTCAGAAGATAAGAAACGTCAACAAGCAAAAAAACTACTTGAGTTGGTAGAACTGCCATTAGACTATCTTGATCGCTATCCAGGAGAACTATCAGGTGGACAGCAGCAGCGAATCGGAGTAATCCGGGCACTGGCAGCAGAACAAGACATTATTTTGATGGACGAACCATTTGGTGCACTTGATCCGATTACCCGCGAAAGCCTGCAGGATTTGGTGAAGGATCTGCAAGAAGAATTAGGAAAAACAGTTGTTTTTGTGACACACGATATGGATGAAGCTTTGAAACTGGCCACTAAAGTTGTGGTAATGGATCATGGTCAAATAATCCAGCAGTCATCGCCACGAGAACTGCTCAGCCATCCAGCTAATGAATTTGTCAAAAAATTAATTGGTGAGGAACGTTTGATTCAAGCTCGAGCCGACATTACAACTGCTCAGCAGATTATGCTTAAAGATCCTGTTTCAATCACTTTGGGGCAACCGTTAAAAAATGCAGTTCGATTAATGCGCCAACGACGAGTTGATACCTTGTTAGTGACTGACGATGATGGTTATTTGAAAGGCTACTTGGATTTAGCGGATTTGGATAAATATAATCGGGTAACAAGTGTTTCTGATTTGATGATTACTAAGTTATTTAAGATTTACACCGATACGTTGATTCGCAATAGTGCTGAACGAATTTTGAAGCAAGGGTTGCGCTATGTACCTGTCATTGATCACCAAGGCAAGCTCCGTGGTATTGTAACTAGATCTTCATTGGTTGATATGGTTTACGACATTATTTGGGGAGGAAACGATACTGAAGCTGATTCTTTGGCAGTCAGTGCAGAAGGTGGTGAGTCTAAATGA
- a CDS encoding oligopeptide ABC transporter substrate-binding protein, which yields MQGSKVRKVAVTAAAVLAAVTLAACSSSSSSSSTKTTQVSLKTAYNNTGKTDSSATTNGTLKVAEPNDSPFEGISDPVLSTNQEDADVFSPSGGQPGNQDGLFNTNKDYKIINGGLANLKLDRKAKTATITIRKNAKWSNGMPVTAKDVEYAYEVIANPNTTSQQYSSDFNAIKGLAAYHNGKAKTISGFSYPDGQTGRVAVIHFSRMAPSMQYSGNSFIWGTVEPYEYIKNVPISKLASSDQVRKNPIFTGPYKLDKVVEGESTSWSPNKYYWGKKPQIKHIVISVVSESNIDKAIQSKKYDFVIPGGVLHGTDYKELKNTKGYQIVGQPALSYGYFGFNVGYYDTKTQKNVMDKNSKMANVKLRQAMMYALNLDQLNKKFGNGVTWRANTLIPPIFSKYYDKSAKGYQLNIKKANQLLDEAGYKKKGKWRVQPNGKKLTIYFGAMQGTSTQEAEYQDYLQQWHKIGLHVVFATGKPMEMNSFYDTLQKTKQNKIDVYDAAWGLSSEPTPTAIYGETATYNMGHFVSKENTKLMNEMNSSKSWNSAYRVKIFKQWQQYMNKQAAYAPDNFSYNWEPVNKRVKGFDVSPANNEFWSNLSFTSSNLK from the coding sequence ATGCAGGGTAGTAAAGTAAGGAAAGTTGCGGTAACCGCCGCAGCTGTATTAGCAGCTGTTACCTTGGCTGCTTGTTCATCAAGTTCATCAAGCTCAAGTACCAAGACAACGCAGGTCAGTTTGAAGACGGCCTACAATAATACTGGCAAGACCGATAGCAGTGCAACTACAAATGGAACTTTGAAAGTTGCTGAACCAAATGACTCGCCATTTGAAGGAATTTCTGATCCTGTTTTGTCTACTAACCAAGAAGATGCAGATGTCTTTTCACCAAGTGGGGGCCAACCAGGCAATCAAGATGGGTTATTCAATACCAACAAAGATTATAAAATTATCAATGGTGGATTGGCTAACTTAAAATTAGACCGCAAAGCTAAGACGGCAACGATTACTATCCGCAAAAATGCTAAATGGTCCAATGGCATGCCAGTAACGGCTAAAGATGTCGAGTATGCTTATGAAGTGATTGCCAATCCAAACACTACTTCACAACAATACTCATCGGACTTCAACGCGATTAAAGGCTTGGCAGCCTACCACAATGGCAAGGCTAAAACAATCTCCGGCTTTTCTTATCCTGATGGACAAACCGGTCGCGTTGCGGTAATCCATTTTAGTCGAATGGCTCCAAGTATGCAGTATTCAGGCAACTCATTTATTTGGGGAACAGTTGAACCATATGAATACATCAAAAATGTGCCAATTTCGAAGTTAGCTTCTTCAGACCAAGTACGTAAGAATCCAATCTTTACTGGTCCTTACAAACTTGATAAAGTTGTTGAAGGCGAGTCAACTTCTTGGTCGCCAAATAAATATTACTGGGGCAAAAAACCACAAATCAAACACATTGTGATCAGCGTCGTCTCTGAAAGTAATATTGACAAAGCTATCCAATCTAAAAAATATGACTTTGTTATTCCTGGCGGCGTATTGCATGGAACCGATTATAAAGAGTTAAAGAATACCAAGGGCTATCAAATTGTTGGCCAACCAGCTTTGTCGTATGGGTATTTTGGCTTCAATGTCGGTTATTATGATACCAAGACACAAAAGAATGTTATGGATAAGAATAGTAAGATGGCCAATGTCAAATTACGTCAAGCAATGATGTATGCTTTGAATCTTGATCAGTTGAACAAGAAGTTCGGCAATGGTGTTACTTGGCGGGCGAATACATTGATTCCACCAATCTTCTCCAAATATTACGACAAATCAGCTAAAGGTTATCAGCTGAATATCAAGAAAGCTAACCAATTATTGGATGAAGCTGGTTATAAGAAGAAAGGTAAGTGGCGTGTTCAGCCCAACGGCAAGAAGTTAACGATTTACTTTGGAGCAATGCAGGGGACTTCAACTCAAGAAGCTGAGTACCAGGATTATTTGCAGCAATGGCATAAAATCGGCCTGCATGTTGTCTTTGCAACGGGTAAGCCAATGGAAATGAATAGTTTCTATGATACTTTGCAAAAGACTAAACAAAACAAGATCGATGTTTATGATGCTGCTTGGGGCTTATCATCCGAGCCAACACCGACAGCTATTTATGGAGAAACAGCAACTTATAACATGGGTCACTTCGTTTCTAAAGAAAATACTAAGTTGATGAATGAAATGAACAGCAGCAAGTCTTGGAATTCAGCTTACCGGGTTAAGATTTTCAAGCAATGGCAGCAATATATGAATAAACAAGCTGCTTATGCACCTGATAACTTCAGTTATAACTGGGAACCAGTTAATAAACGGGTTAAAGGTTTTGATGTCAGCCCAGCTAACAATGAGTTCTGGAGCAATCTGTCATTTACATCTAGCAATCTGAAATAG